The following coding sequences are from one Mycoplasma mycoides subsp. capri window:
- a CDS encoding phosphatase PAP2 family protein translates to MLVETSKKNKQVIFNLKNSKYHSSYFIYICVGILFILGLIALIFSTPYKNDFKLSQFFEKITNYELGKWWARGTELIGDTQVLIYYLALFMIAIECFFAYKKQNKKVFFIKHYYLVKIIYILILFTIISIAIFRIYKVYNFDNGFGKYGDLVFQDTIIYRQILTTLILVYQVIILSLFFYTIHFKLAKRSDILTNKYFSKSIKILIIGPFLLTVITLIKGMTSRPYYWNVIFADLLNKMSKTHPEFVTYYLKQENFQLGFLASSSDFKQYDFLKLVDINQIKNMYFSNANSTDNWAWYVSNGFFNPSKYTCQFTYYQEWAFPSGHACQTMVVGYAWYSIFIADKKLTTKKLMFCFVYLLFLISMSFALVTTRGHWVSDVAFSYVFTIPLIVIVEIIYKKLSIKYFKI, encoded by the coding sequence ATGTTAGTAGAAACAAGCAAGAAAAATAAACAAGTTATCTTTAATTTAAAAAACTCAAAGTATCATTCATCATATTTCATTTATATTTGTGTCGGAATTTTATTTATATTAGGATTAATAGCTTTAATATTTTCAACACCTTATAAAAACGATTTTAAACTTTCTCAATTTTTTGAAAAAATAACAAATTATGAATTAGGTAAATGATGAGCAAGAGGAACAGAATTAATTGGAGATACCCAAGTACTTATTTATTATCTTGCATTATTTATGATAGCTATTGAGTGCTTTTTTGCTTATAAAAAACAAAATAAAAAAGTGTTCTTTATTAAGCATTACTATTTAGTAAAAATAATTTATATATTAATTTTATTTACAATTATATCAATAGCCATTTTTCGTATTTATAAAGTTTATAACTTTGATAACGGATTTGGAAAGTATGGTGATTTGGTATTTCAAGATACTATAATCTATAGACAAATACTAACTACACTTATTCTTGTTTATCAAGTTATTATTTTGAGTTTATTTTTTTATACAATACATTTTAAATTAGCAAAAAGATCTGATATTTTAACTAATAAATATTTTAGTAAGTCTATTAAAATTTTAATTATAGGTCCTTTTTTACTAACTGTTATTACTTTGATAAAAGGAATGACTTCTCGTCCTTATTATTGAAATGTAATTTTTGCAGATCTACTAAATAAAATGTCTAAAACTCATCCAGAATTTGTAACTTATTATTTAAAACAAGAAAATTTTCAACTAGGTTTTTTAGCCAGTTCATCAGATTTTAAACAATACGATTTTTTAAAACTAGTTGATATTAATCAAATTAAAAATATGTATTTTTCTAATGCAAATTCAACTGATAACTGAGCTTGATATGTATCTAATGGATTTTTTAATCCATCAAAATATACTTGTCAATTTACTTATTATCAAGAATGAGCGTTTCCATCAGGACATGCTTGTCAAACTATGGTGGTTGGTTATGCTTGATATTCGATTTTTATTGCTGATAAGAAGTTAACTACTAAAAAATTAATGTTTTGTTTTGTTTATTTATTGTTTTTAATTTCAATGAGTTTTGCTTTAGTTACTACTAGAGGGCATTGAGTTAGTGATGTTGCTTTTTCTTATGTTTTTACAATTCCTTTAATAGTTATTGTTGAAATAATTTATAAAAAATTAAGTATAAAATACTTTAAAATTTAA
- a CDS encoding helix-rich protein, whose amino-acid sequence MKKLIVLLTAISVFSAAGISYVGYKNLSNDTTINNQEHEFKQLEEKLKTLQNEILNSEAKIKDLDTKDAEIIKNSNEKIKILKQQESDIANKLTQENNKINELIKNLNISKSESKAKKEQKIKLEQELAKLKREKLKNDANHTFFNGEIRKLQDELVLSNTKLNELKEQIKTYESELIKLETDKNNKQKNIDKVKSELAKKQHLILVLKLKIQEYDQLKKDYSNLEEQFNSLKESFSEKQKEIEEKTEILQRTHEQLQQLSNSNDNDKKELENKISELEQTEEKISDLNNKINQVKSEISDLNKKKDSDLMNVKSEISYIDKQLEITGTKLSQSNESLNQLKKFIEKIEKDKSDNSSENQKLNEQIEQKNAEIQKLEREQQQYLANIKKLKAQKSNLEQELEKIKKENELKEQQLKNQQLEYEKLSREYTRLLAFRIVLNSEISDLTNEIAAKKIILKNHKKFIEKEERNLESLTKKYNSIKQDLKAKQQQFEQKNSELLMLKTQKSELENKISNLTKEQNEFIEKQKQLSNEIKEINNRISSKKDELLNDKDDLKRVKEVVDSLNKTIEELKHTNENIERANTEKQEEIDKKADEILDLIKEVEMYETKISQLNRDLNLAEKEHERLSTIKANIENASNKIIEYIQQIRFGFKTTKESLAEIIKKDQELKEDLSSFSELVKKWLVPEELSVRYNEYIKKMTPIQEKINKNHKEIKDLNSKLDQSKKEIKDNIKKLEKIIYDAISSNVSELTE is encoded by the coding sequence ATGAAAAAGTTAATAGTATTACTTACTGCTATTAGTGTTTTTTCAGCAGCTGGTATTTCTTATGTGGGGTATAAGAATTTATCTAATGATACAACTATAAATAACCAAGAGCATGAATTTAAACAACTAGAAGAAAAACTAAAAACCCTACAAAATGAAATTCTTAACAGTGAAGCTAAAATTAAAGATTTAGACACTAAAGATGCTGAAATCATTAAAAATAGCAACGAAAAAATCAAAATATTAAAACAACAAGAAAGCGATATAGCAAATAAATTAACTCAAGAAAATAACAAGATAAACGAGTTAATTAAAAATTTAAATATTTCTAAATCAGAATCAAAAGCAAAAAAAGAACAAAAAATTAAGTTAGAACAAGAATTAGCAAAACTTAAAAGAGAAAAACTTAAAAATGATGCAAATCATACTTTTTTTAATGGTGAAATTAGAAAACTTCAAGATGAGTTAGTTTTATCAAATACTAAACTTAATGAGCTTAAAGAACAAATAAAAACTTATGAATCTGAATTGATTAAATTAGAAACAGATAAAAACAATAAGCAAAAAAATATAGATAAAGTAAAAAGCGAATTAGCTAAAAAGCAACATTTAATTTTGGTTTTAAAATTAAAAATTCAAGAATATGATCAACTTAAAAAAGATTATTCAAATTTAGAAGAGCAATTTAATTCATTAAAAGAATCTTTTAGTGAAAAACAAAAAGAAATAGAAGAAAAAACAGAAATTTTACAAAGAACACATGAACAACTACAACAATTATCAAATTCAAATGATAATGATAAAAAAGAATTAGAAAACAAAATATCTGAACTTGAACAAACTGAAGAAAAAATTTCTGATTTAAACAACAAAATAAATCAAGTTAAATCAGAAATTTCTGATTTAAACAAGAAAAAAGATTCAGATTTAATGAATGTGAAATCTGAAATAAGTTATATTGATAAACAACTGGAAATTACCGGCACAAAACTAAGTCAATCTAATGAATCACTAAATCAACTAAAAAAATTTATAGAAAAAATTGAAAAAGATAAAAGTGATAATTCATCAGAAAATCAAAAGTTAAATGAACAAATAGAACAAAAAAATGCTGAAATCCAAAAACTAGAAAGAGAACAACAACAATATTTAGCAAATATTAAAAAATTAAAAGCTCAAAAATCTAATTTAGAACAAGAACTAGAAAAGATTAAAAAAGAAAACGAATTAAAAGAACAACAATTAAAAAATCAACAACTAGAATATGAAAAACTTTCTAGAGAGTATACACGTTTACTTGCTTTTAGAATCGTTTTAAATAGTGAAATTAGTGATTTAACAAATGAAATTGCAGCTAAAAAAATAATACTTAAAAATCATAAAAAATTTATAGAAAAAGAAGAACGAAATTTAGAATCATTAACTAAAAAATATAATTCTATTAAACAAGATTTAAAAGCAAAACAACAACAATTTGAACAAAAAAATTCAGAGTTGTTAATGTTAAAAACACAAAAATCAGAATTAGAAAATAAAATATCTAATTTAACTAAAGAACAAAATGAATTTATAGAAAAACAAAAGCAATTATCTAATGAAATTAAAGAAATAAATAATAGAATTTCAAGTAAAAAAGATGAATTGTTAAACGATAAAGATGATTTAAAAAGAGTTAAAGAAGTTGTTGATAGTTTAAACAAAACAATAGAAGAACTAAAACATACTAACGAAAATATAGAAAGAGCTAATACTGAAAAACAAGAAGAAATAGATAAAAAAGCTGATGAGATACTGGATCTAATTAAAGAAGTAGAAATGTATGAAACTAAAATTTCACAATTAAATAGAGATTTAAATCTAGCTGAAAAAGAACATGAAAGACTTTCAACAATAAAAGCTAATATAGAAAACGCTTCAAACAAAATAATTGAATATATACAACAAATTAGATTTGGTTTTAAAACTACTAAAGAAAGTCTAGCAGAAATTATTAAAAAAGATCAAGAACTTAAAGAAGATTTATCTTCATTTTCTGAACTTGTTAAAAAATGATTAGTTCCTGAAGAATTAAGTGTTCGCTATAACGAATATATAAAAAAGATGACACCAATTCAAGAAAAAATAAATAAGAATCACAAAGAAATTAAAGACCTAAACTCTAAACTAGATCAATCTAAAAAAGAAATAAAAGATAATATCAAAAAACTTGAAAAAATTATATATGATGCAATTTCAAGTAATGTATCAGAGCTAACTGAATAG
- a CDS encoding BspA family leucine-rich repeat surface protein: MKNKHIRLLAKLGVLFSVASLPLVVVSCKTSNSNNNKPNNNQQKQLSKIDISSFKGKIEPKNEWNKENVLQALLKINGLDKLTENDFEFSIKKANLLHNGKLVIKSKDDSKIIKGELSLEIKKLDKVKKVETKYNDNKTEVLEIGYDENGKISRFAETVKKVPEKLPEEIINLDDAFRKNQSNTIENLDKWDTSNIVSMSAMFQNAKNFSQDLSNWNTESVTDMSYMFNGANKFNGNLSNWNTKNVKNMWSLFEDTKEFDQDISNWDVSNVENMKSMFKNASKFNKSLSNWNLKSIKTLDSMFFGASEFNSDIFKLENNLVTDMSYMFYQAKKFNKSLDWDISKVTNMNSMFNNAHSFNQNITNWNVSNVKTMKSMFSDAHSFSQDIKDWKVDKVTDMERMFQNARSFNRNISNWNVKSVKTYDHFSIHLKNEYKPQFGKNK; this comes from the coding sequence ATGAAAAATAAACATATCAGACTACTAGCAAAACTTGGAGTTTTATTTTCTGTTGCATCACTTCCATTAGTTGTTGTTTCATGTAAAACTTCAAATTCTAATAACAATAAACCTAATAATAATCAACAAAAACAATTAAGTAAAATTGATATTTCAAGTTTTAAAGGTAAAATTGAACCAAAAAATGAGTGAAATAAAGAAAATGTTTTACAAGCATTACTAAAAATAAATGGACTAGATAAATTAACTGAAAATGATTTTGAATTTAGTATTAAGAAAGCTAATTTATTACATAATGGAAAACTAGTAATTAAATCTAAAGACGATTCTAAAATTATAAAAGGTGAACTAAGTTTAGAAATTAAAAAACTAGATAAAGTTAAAAAGGTTGAAACAAAATATAATGATAATAAAACTGAAGTTTTAGAAATTGGTTATGATGAAAATGGAAAAATTTCTAGGTTTGCTGAAACTGTTAAAAAAGTTCCTGAAAAACTACCAGAAGAAATTATTAATTTAGATGATGCTTTTAGAAAAAATCAATCTAATACAATTGAGAATCTTGATAAATGAGACACATCTAATATAGTAAGTATGTCAGCAATGTTTCAAAATGCTAAGAATTTTAGTCAAGATTTATCAAATTGAAATACAGAAAGTGTAACTGATATGAGTTATATGTTTAATGGTGCAAATAAATTCAATGGTAATTTATCAAATTGAAATACAAAAAATGTAAAAAATATGTGAAGTTTATTTGAAGATACTAAAGAATTTGACCAAGATATTTCTAACTGAGATGTAAGTAATGTTGAAAACATGAAAAGTATGTTTAAGAACGCATCAAAATTTAATAAGTCACTTTCAAATTGAAATCTAAAGAGTATAAAAACACTAGATTCTATGTTTTTTGGTGCTTCTGAATTTAATAGCGATATCTTCAAACTAGAAAATAATCTAGTAACTGATATGAGTTATATGTTTTATCAAGCTAAAAAATTTAATAAGTCTTTAGATTGAGATATATCAAAAGTAACTAATATGAATAGTATGTTCAATAACGCTCATAGTTTTAATCAAAATATAACTAATTGAAATGTTTCAAATGTTAAAACTATGAAAAGTATGTTTAGTGATGCACATTCATTTAGTCAAGATATAAAAGATTGAAAAGTTGATAAAGTAACTGATATGGAGCGTATGTTTCAAAATGCAAGAAGCTTTAATAGAAATATTTCGAATTGAAACGTAAAAAGCGTAAAAACATATGATCACTTTAGTATACACTTAAAAAATGAATATAAACCTCAATTTGGAAAAAATAAATAA
- a CDS encoding helix-rich protein: MKKLTSLLAVISVITATGLGYVGYKNIAVSNNTKEQNMLNQIKSIKKELKTKELELKNIQKILNDSENKKNELTNQINNLDANINSLNDKGKTNKNRLNKLDADLVKINSEIKLDNQNISLKENEIKKLEEQIKENKRLLKTILNEFFKKEKELEDLFAKNEKINKEKSELENVKKSFSDEIYKLESIVQKSNWKYLILNQKLSDIKKYNEKINLLNSQIDNLKKESKILKKQFDSEKSKLSDIEAKISVAESQLINVKSEQERIKNELQQKQNEIDENNKLISNLEAQLQQLKSEFENLNSQKSEDWNKDLKNQLKEKQDKLTQIKSEITKNEQTINRLKEQVSSLESELKTSRNNNLEKQNELKEKQKKIENINNENNFKKQESLQLESEISILNSKIQEQEKVSQELEKKIKEVEKNKNIIEKEIERLRKKLAEKQKTIKSLKDQDYVLELEYDRTDSYKENLKIETKVFEIEIRKKEHKQKEIRKELKTKEQEHKTLISETKDLSQRTKDLERQASLSKQRIEELNLEKTKKESELKELESKIDKMEFSLTKESLEKEIKDKQKEIEQLNKDKESLLATQGEIEKLLQEYESDKKDIKKQIAANMITQSNLEEEIEKTEKENRKLLSEIDDILNKKIILKQEVEHMQDTIDEIRNKEPINIDKEINTSVDLVNEIIVTMGEWNKALAHIKPNITNKIRYSLEPSLKEHFKHIESELKVISELDEALNSFIDNFNDNFDDNYLNVDNENNR, encoded by the coding sequence ATGAAAAAGCTAACAAGTTTACTAGCAGTTATTAGTGTTATTACAGCTACTGGTCTTGGATATGTTGGGTATAAAAACATAGCTGTTTCAAATAACACTAAAGAACAGAATATGCTAAATCAAATTAAATCTATAAAAAAAGAGTTGAAAACTAAAGAACTAGAATTAAAAAATATACAAAAAATTTTAAATGATAGTGAAAACAAAAAAAATGAACTAACTAATCAAATTAATAATTTAGATGCTAATATTAATAGTCTTAATGATAAAGGCAAGACAAATAAAAATAGATTAAATAAATTGGATGCTGATCTTGTAAAGATTAATAGTGAAATAAAACTTGATAACCAAAATATTTCGTTAAAAGAAAATGAAATAAAAAAATTAGAAGAACAAATAAAAGAAAATAAAAGGCTTCTTAAAACTATACTAAATGAATTTTTTAAAAAAGAAAAAGAATTAGAAGATCTATTTGCTAAAAATGAAAAAATAAATAAAGAAAAATCAGAATTAGAAAATGTTAAAAAGTCATTTAGTGATGAAATATATAAACTTGAATCAATAGTTCAGAAAAGTAATTGAAAATACTTAATCTTAAATCAAAAATTATCAGATATCAAAAAATACAACGAAAAAATCAATTTATTGAACTCTCAAATTGATAATTTAAAAAAAGAAAGTAAAATACTAAAAAAACAATTTGATTCAGAAAAAAGTAAACTAAGTGATATTGAAGCAAAAATTAGTGTTGCTGAAAGTCAGCTAATTAATGTTAAATCAGAACAAGAAAGAATTAAAAATGAACTTCAACAAAAACAAAATGAAATTGATGAAAATAATAAATTAATAAGCAACTTAGAAGCTCAACTTCAACAATTAAAATCAGAATTTGAAAATTTAAATAGTCAAAAAAGTGAAGATTGAAATAAAGATTTAAAAAATCAATTAAAAGAAAAACAAGATAAATTAACTCAAATAAAATCTGAAATAACTAAAAATGAACAAACAATAAATAGATTAAAAGAACAAGTAAGTAGTTTAGAATCAGAATTAAAAACTTCAAGAAACAATAATTTAGAAAAACAAAATGAATTAAAAGAAAAACAGAAAAAAATTGAAAATATTAATAATGAAAATAATTTTAAAAAGCAAGAAAGTTTGCAATTAGAGTCTGAAATAAGTATTTTAAATTCAAAAATTCAAGAACAAGAAAAAGTTAGTCAAGAACTAGAAAAAAAGATTAAAGAAGTTGAAAAAAACAAAAATATAATTGAAAAAGAGATAGAAAGATTAAGAAAAAAACTTGCTGAAAAACAAAAAACTATAAAAAGTCTAAAAGATCAAGATTATGTACTTGAATTAGAATATGATAGAACCGATTCTTACAAAGAAAATTTAAAAATTGAAACTAAAGTGTTTGAAATTGAAATTAGAAAAAAAGAACACAAACAAAAAGAAATTAGAAAAGAACTTAAAACAAAAGAGCAAGAACATAAAACTCTAATTAGTGAAACAAAAGATTTAAGCCAAAGAACTAAAGATTTAGAAAGACAAGCATCTTTATCTAAACAAAGAATAGAAGAACTTAATTTGGAGAAAACTAAAAAAGAATCAGAGCTAAAAGAATTAGAATCTAAAATTGATAAAATGGAATTTAGCTTAACAAAAGAAAGTCTAGAAAAAGAAATAAAGGACAAACAAAAAGAAATTGAACAATTAAATAAAGATAAAGAATCTCTTCTAGCTACTCAAGGTGAAATTGAAAAACTATTGCAAGAATATGAGTCTGATAAAAAAGATATTAAAAAACAAATCGCTGCAAATATGATTACACAAAGTAATTTAGAAGAAGAAATTGAAAAAACAGAAAAAGAAAATAGAAAACTTCTATCTGAAATAGATGATATTTTAAACAAAAAAATTATTCTAAAACAAGAAGTTGAACATATGCAAGATACCATTGATGAAATCAGAAATAAAGAACCAATTAATATTGATAAAGAAATCAATACGTCTGTTGATTTAGTAAATGAAATAATTGTTACAATGGGAGAATGAAATAAAGCATTAGCTCATATAAAACCTAATATTACCAATAAAATTAGATATAGTTTAGAACCTTCACTTAAAGAACATTTTAAACACATTGAATCTGAATTAAAAGTAATAAGTGAACTAGATGAGGCCTTAAATAGTTTTATTGATAATTTCAATGATAACTTTGATGATAATTATCTTAATGTAGATAACGAAAATAATAGATAA